One genomic window of Gossypium hirsutum isolate 1008001.06 chromosome D11, Gossypium_hirsutum_v2.1, whole genome shotgun sequence includes the following:
- the LOC121223775 gene encoding protein MAINTENANCE OF MERISTEMS-like, giving the protein MHAPPSPLVENYLREASFWHVATVGRGCKVDPKLISVLIERWRPETHTFHLPCGECTITLEDVSLQLGLPMDGYPVTGSAQSSDWGAVCYELLGSIPEKIEGGKVDTGRLRDTFPNPNEDSTEIERIRYARAYILQLIRGYLMPDMSPSRVHLRRLLKLVDFRAAGELSWGSAVLATLYREMCGATRLRRAKIGGCLSLLQSWAQFHFPFLRPRLYHPYTFLLITKWNHPASHARLPSSLEDIRLLLDQRSKAQFQWTPYEDPAIRTVIPEEFLQNSNAWHVKVVLINYATVEPHQSDIVLRQFGCRQPIPVDPEVFDNQHKVDLRQLNTDWTRYWSEYMKMWEDRYEYIPTREPIIVPELACVPEYMPWFRIYGKPYLLTLEERQRQICVERERRGPLNPRRQDDEGSLSTRPRHSPGSSSAAMQSPGPTIALTQSPDVAVQLMIPTQPPFQMMPGAFPSPYMYLNPYMYLFPSPMAGWSQMPSSAPFPVMPNGPPMYRPAAHDGLQEGLSGSYSFYQSPSTYGFQTPLPFVLQTPPHTLFFEGGSSSQAQQPDTVPEEPESPPEEQQSPPEVRERRNPARNRRRPPFGTEPPEHRH; this is encoded by the exons atgcatgctcctccatcaccgttggtagagaactacctgcgggaagcgagTTTTTGGCACGtagcgacggtaggccggggatgcaaggtgGACCCAAAACTAATCAGTgtgttgatcgagaggtggagacccgagacgcacacattccatcttccatgtggagagtgcactatcactctagaagatgtcagtctgcaattgggattgccgatggacgggtacccagtcacagggtctgcccaatctagcgattggggggcggtgtgctacgagcttttgggatCTATTCCGGAGAAAATAGAGGGAGGTAAAGTCGATACGGGCAGGTTACGTGACACATTCCCTAATCCGaatgaagattcaaccgaaattgaaagaatccgatatgctcgggcatacattcttcaattaattagaggttatctgatgcccgacaTGTCACCgagccgcgtacatctaagacggctgctgaaactcgttgattttagagcagctggtgaattgagttgggggtctgccgtcttggcaacgttatatcgggagatgtgcggggcgacgcgactgaggagagcaaaaatcggaggttgcctgtcactattGCAGTCATGGGCACAGTTtcactttccatttctacgtcctcgactgtaccacccatatacattcctaCTCATAACgaa atggAACCATCCGGCCAGTCATGCTCGATTACcgtcctctcttgaagatatacggcttctattagaccaacggtcgaaagcacaa tttcaatggacaccatacgaggatccggcaattcggacagtaatcccggaagagttcttacaaaattcgaacgcttggcacgtgaaagtcgtGTTGATAAACTACGCAACCGTGGAGCCGCACCAGTCAGACAtagtgctacgacagtttggatgtagacaaccgattcccgtggatcctgaggtgtttgacaatcaacacaaagtcgaccttcggcaattgaatacggattggACGAGATACTGGTCTGAGTACATgaaaatgtgggaagatcggtatgaatatatacctacacgggaaccaatcatcgttccggagttagcgtgcgttccagaatacatgccatggtttaggatctatggcaagccgtatttactgacGCTAGAGGAGAGGCAACGGCAAATATGTGTCGAaagggaaaggcgcgggcctctaaatccaagacgacaAGACGACGAAGGCAGCctctcaacgaggcccagacattcacctggctcatcatcagcggccatgcaatcaccaggcccaacgaTAGCACTGACACAGTCACCCGACGTAGCagttcaactgatgatacccacgcaaccgccttttcagatgatgccaggtgcgtttcctagcccttatatgtatcttaacccttatatgtatctttttccgagtcctatggcaggttggagccaaatgcctagttcagctccatttcctgttatgccGAATGGGCCACCGATGTATAGGCCAGCGGCGCACGATGGATTGCAAGAGGGGCTGTCAGGGAGCtattctttttaccaatccccatcaacgtatgggtttcaaacaccgtTGCCGTTCGTgttgcaaacacctccacatacactattctttgaaggtggatcatcctCCCAAGCTCAACAACCAGATACCGTACcggaagaaccagaatccccgCCGGAGGAACAACAATCGCCGCCGGAAGTTAgagaaaggaggaatccagcgcgtaaccgtcgacggccgccattTGGCACTGAACCCCCCGAGCATAGACATTGA
- the LOC107924419 gene encoding uncharacterized protein has product MMESSPIVFDISSDDDEATLAWEEPKGDDYDWLSEVLEAVDKGFDDIDEVVVVGEVNPTKKSKSSNSVARKVVDEDDGDCVVLEGDPDKALSDVNDPQQDSDECLIVGQKGQIACRDFPHPRHDCAKFPFSLTSHEQHCELCHCFVCDTRAPCCYWGSGISTIDHCHATDKGEMWKTLRKTFRHGRTFPISLAKAPVTSYSTATPRVNQASRCDSMQFTQQNQVSRLTPTRAAGNCMSQSNNQRPSIIRACSSSTRYGIPYNPNVGSQRVLNRTMQSRSISQHLLGVHRRDRGIRISNLASQFVPSNTMSKRMEVASTMNRTAYVPVENITSAIASQHQQNPASLTIPYERNSNPIGWPNFCPGSNLGTYTHQGSSQPSVDGVITNSAPSQSSAYSQAVPQSSLNQDTNQLQNQIQPVAIHAFSDYDLNWVNNIGVSNQQSSVDHVQLQAPGSTNEKEPSMEVNEGDRSFYSELENFLLDDQSIPGDVLAAELNPLSPNHASIDTGMNPFDIDTSWDCLTRV; this is encoded by the exons atgatGGAGTCGTCCCCTATTGTTTTCGACATAAGCTCCGATGACGATGAGGCAACACTAGCTTGGGAGGAGCCGAAAGGGGACGATTACGACTGGTTGTCGGAAGTTCTGGAAGCCGTTGATAAGGGATTCGACGATATCGATGAGGTGGTGGTCGTCGGGGAGGTCAACCCTACTAAGAAGTCAAAGTCGTCGAATTCAGTGGCAAGGAAGGTTGTTGATGAGGATGATGGTGATTGTGTCGTTTTGGAAGGTGACCCAGATAAAGCGCTGTCGGATGTTAATGATCCCCAACAAGATTCCGATGAGTGTCTTATTGTCGGCCAAAAAGGGCag ATTGCATGCAGAGATTTTCCCCATCCACGACATGATTGTGCCAAATTTCCTTTCAGTTTGACCTCTCATGAACAGCATTGTGAATTG TGCCATTGCTTTGTTTGTGACACACGAGCACCGTGTTGTTATTGGGGCTCGGGTATCTCTACTATAGATCATTGTCATGCCACTGATAAAGGGGAGATGTGGAAGACATTGCGGAAGACTTTCAGGCATGGGAGAACTTTTCCCATATCACTTGCAAAAGCTCCAGTCACTTCTTATTCTACAGCAACGCCCCGAGTAAACCAAGCTTCACGTTGTGACAGCATGCAGTTCACACAACAAAATCAAGTTTCTAGGCTAACTCCGACTCGAGCTGCTGGGAATTGCATGTCTCAAAGTAACAACCAACGGCCGTCCATAATTCGTGCTTGTTCATCATCTACCAGATATGGGATTCCTTATAACCCAAATGTGGGTAGTCAACGTGTTTTAAATAGGACAATGCAGTCACGTTCTATTTCACAGCATTTGCTTGGTGTGCATAGAAGGGATCGAGGTATTAGGATTAGTAACTTGGCTTCCCAATTTGTCCCTTCCAACACCATGTCtaaaagaatggaagttgcctCAACAATGAACCGCACTGCATATGTTCCTGTGGAAAACATTACTTCTGCTATTGCTTCACAGCATCAACAGAATCCAGCTTCACTTACAATACCATATGAAAGGAATTCAAATCCCATTGGATGGCCAAATTTTTGTCCTGGTTCAAATTTAGGGACATATACACACCAGGGCTCTTCACAGCCTAGTGTGGACGGTGTCATTACAAACTCAGCACCCTCCCAATCCTCGGCATACAGTCAGGCTGTTCCTCAGTCAAGCTTGAACCAAGATACTAATCAGCTTCAGAATCAAATTCAACCTGTAGCAATTCATGCCTTTTCAGATTATGACTTAAATTGGGTCAACAACATTGGTGTAAGCAATCAACAATCTTCTGTTGATCATGTACAGCTTCAAGCCCCAGGGTCCACAAATGAGAAAGAACCATCCATGGAGGTAAATGAGGGAGATAGATCATTTTACAGCGAGCTTGAGAACTTCCTTTTGGATGACCAATCCATTCCTGGAGATGTTCTTGCTGCAGAGCTTAATCCACTTTCCCCCAATCATGCATCTATTGATACTGGTATGAATCCCTTTGATATTGACACCTCTTGGGATTGTCTAACTCGCGTGTAG
- the LOC107924448 gene encoding ammonium transporter 1 member 4 isoform X1, with protein METSCMNRMHMLDSKLGVCTLYTMVMMFFNTAANATAAAEYICNGFDTVSNKLVAATYAIDNTYLLFSAYLVFSMQLGFAMLCAGSVRAKNTMNIMLTNVLDAATGSLFYYLFGFALAFGSPSNGFVGRHFFGLEKYPSPSGDYSFFLYQWSFAIAAAGITSGSIAERTQFVAYLIYSSFLTGLVYPIVSHWFWSTDGWASPVREGHLLFGSGVIDFAGSGVVHMVGGIAGLWGALVEGPRMGRFDGDGKPVLLRGHSGTLVVLGTFLLWFGWYGFNPGSFLSILKTYEHTNYSSYYGQWSAIGRTAVTTTIAGSSAALTTLFGKRLLTGHWNVTDVCNGLLGGFAAITGGCSVVDPWAAIICGFIAAWVLIGCNKLAEMLKYDDPLEAAQLHGGCGAWGIIFTALFAKKDYVNEIYPGKPGRPHGLLMGGGARLLAAHLIQILVVIGWVSVTMGSVFWLLKVFGLLRISADEEMAGLDVTSHGGLAYAYHDENNDQSEKSSFPIANMDGSNA; from the exons ATGGAGACCTCCTGCATGAATAGAATGCACATGCTAGACAGCAAGCTTGGGGTTTGTACACTGTATACGATGGTCATGATGTTCTTCAA CACTGCTGCCAATGCCACCGCTGCTGCTGAATACATATGCAATGGCTTCGATACTGTTTCAAACAAGTTAGTTGCTGCAACGTATGCCATTGATAACACGTACCTTCTTTTCTCAGCATATCTTGTATTCTCCATGCAGCTTGGTTTTGCCATGCTTTGTGCTGGTTCTGTACGTGCCAAGAACACCATGAACATCATGCTTACAAATGTCCTTGATGCTGCCACCGGTAGTTTATTCTACTACCTTTTTGGCTTTGCTTTGGCCTTTGGTTCTCCTTCCAATGGGTTTGTCGGGAGGCACTTTTTCGGGCTCGAAAAGTACCCTTCCCCGTCTGGAGACTATAGTTTCTTTTTGTATCAATGGTCTTTCGCCATTGCAGCTGCTGGAATCACCAGTGGCTCTATTGCAGAGAGGACTCAGTTCGTTGCTTATTTGATATATTCTTCCTTTTTGACTGGTTTGGTTTACCCCATAGTTTCTCATTGGTTCTGGTCTACTGATGGTTGGGCGAGTCCGGTTCGAGAAGGTCACCTTTTATTCGGATCTGGGGTGATTGATTTTGCTGGTTCTGGAGTCGTTCACATGGTTGGAGGCATTGCAGGCTTATGGGGTGCCTTGGTTGAGGGTCCTCGTATGGGTCGATTCGATGGTGATGGCAAGCCTGTGTTGTTGCGTGGACATAGTGGAACATTGGTTGTTCTAGGAACATTTTTGTTATGGTTTGGCTGGTATGGGTTCAATCCAGGTTCCTTCCTCAGTATCTTGAAAACATACGAACACACCAATTATTCTTCTTATTACGGCCAATGGAGTGCCATTGGAAGAACTGCTGTCACAACGACGATTGCAGGAAGTTCAGCTGCTTTGACAACCCTCTTCGGCAAGCGATTGCTCACAGGCCACTGGAACGTCACCGATGTTTGCAACGGTTTGCTCGGTGGGTTTGCAGCAATCACTGGCGGGTGTTCAGTCGTCGATCCCTGGGCTGCAATCATTTGCGGGTTCATCGCAGCTTGGGTCCTCATCGGATGCAACAAGCTCGCCGAGATGTTAAAGTACGATGACCCCTTGGAGGCAGCACAACTACATGGAGGGTGCGGCGCATGGGGGATCATTTTCACTGCATTGTTCGCAAAGAAGGATTACGTAAATGAGATATATCCAGGGAAACCTGGGAGGCCACACGGGCTGCTGATGGGTGGTGGAGCACGGCTGTTGGCTGCACATCTGATACAGATCTTGGTGGTGATAGGGTGGGTGAGTGTGACCATGGGTTCAGTGTTTTGGTTGCTGAAAGTGTTTGGGCTATTGAGGATCTCGGCAGACGAGGAGATGGCTGGCCTAGATGTGACAAGCCATGGAGGATTGGCCTATGCATATCATGATGAAAACAATGATCAAAGTGAGAAAAGTTCGTTTCCGATTGCAAATATGGATGGTAGTAATGCTTGA
- the LOC107924449 gene encoding tetratricopeptide repeat protein 4 homolog encodes MALWMETGSEPKTETEIADLEAISALKESTALELKEKGNELVKKGKKHYPEAIHCYSRAIDQKALNDHDTSVLFSNRAHVNLLLGNYRRALSDSQDAIKLFPANVKAYYRAAKACLSLNLLAEAKSYCESGVGKDPSNEELKKLAKQIDLKKLEQEQREAQVSKALVEAKDLVSAIEDRRLKLGNAMYRELTGLRKPVLDKNGILHWPVLLLYAEFMSSDFIEDFCETDMFSAHLDIMFSESCPPLPWDKENHYSRDAIELYYEAGSGICLSKSKILRYLLEGTAAANVESIGEEEKDAADGSPYDSSAGSYKWVKVNEKRTLHDVLNEPNFIIPMIPVFYVVSKRSGFYKDFITGKWRPPA; translated from the exons ATGGCGCTATGGATGGAAACTGGCTCTGAACCCAAAACTGAAACAGAGATCGCTGATCTTGAAGCCATTTCGGCCCTCAAAGAATCAACTGCTCTCGAACTCAAG GAGAAAGGCAACGAGCTTGTGAAAAAGGGTAAAAAGCATTACCCAGAAGCCATCCACTGTTACAGTAGAGCCATCGATCAAAAAGCTCTAAATGACCATGACACCTCCGTTTTATTCTCAAACAGAGCTCATGTGAATTTACTCCTTGGGAATTATCGCCGTGCGCTCTCGGATTCTCAAGATGCCATTAAGCTCTTCCCTGCTAACGTTAAG GCGTATTATCGAGCTGCCAAAGCGTGTCTATCATTGAATCTGCTAGCGGAGGCGAAATCTTATTGTGAAAGTGGAGTTGGAAAAGACCCAAGTAATGAGGAGTTAAAGAAACTGGCAAAGCAAATTGATTTAAAGAAGTTGGAACAGGAACAACGTGAAGCCCAAGTTTCTAAGGCTCTTGTAGAGGCTAAG GACCTCGTTTCTGCCATTGAAGATAGAAGGTTGAAGCTTGGGAATGCAATGTATAGAGAACTTACCGGATTAAGGAAGCCGGTTTTGGATAAAAATGGAATTCTTCATTGGCCTGTTTTGCTACTCTATGCGGAGTTTATGTCCAGTGATTTTATAGAGGACTTCTGCGAAACCGACATGTTTTCAGCTCACCTTGATATC ATGTTTTCAGAAAGTTGCCCACCTTTACCATGGGATAAGGAAAACCATTACTCCCGTGACGCAATTGAACTCTACTATGAG GCTGGTTCTGGGATTTGCCTGTCTAAGAGCAAAATTCTCCGATATCTCCTAGAAGGGACTGCAGCTGCTaatgtggaaagcattggagagGAAGAAAAGGATGCAGCTGATGGTTCTCCATACGACAGTTCTGCAG GTTCATACAAATGGGTCAAAGTGAATGAAAAAAGAACACTTCACGACGTGTTGAACGAACCAAACTTCATTATTCCAATGATACCAG TCTTTTACGTCGTTTCAAAAAGATCTGGCTTTTATAAGGACTTCATAACCGGAAAATGGAGACCTCCTGCATGA
- the LOC107924448 gene encoding ammonium transporter 1 member 4 isoform X2 gives MQWLRYCFKQLGFAMLCAGSVRAKNTMNIMLTNVLDAATGSLFYYLFGFALAFGSPSNGFVGRHFFGLEKYPSPSGDYSFFLYQWSFAIAAAGITSGSIAERTQFVAYLIYSSFLTGLVYPIVSHWFWSTDGWASPVREGHLLFGSGVIDFAGSGVVHMVGGIAGLWGALVEGPRMGRFDGDGKPVLLRGHSGTLVVLGTFLLWFGWYGFNPGSFLSILKTYEHTNYSSYYGQWSAIGRTAVTTTIAGSSAALTTLFGKRLLTGHWNVTDVCNGLLGGFAAITGGCSVVDPWAAIICGFIAAWVLIGCNKLAEMLKYDDPLEAAQLHGGCGAWGIIFTALFAKKDYVNEIYPGKPGRPHGLLMGGGARLLAAHLIQILVVIGWVSVTMGSVFWLLKVFGLLRISADEEMAGLDVTSHGGLAYAYHDENNDQSEKSSFPIANMDGSNA, from the exons ATGCAATGGCTTCGATACTGTTTCAAACAA CTTGGTTTTGCCATGCTTTGTGCTGGTTCTGTACGTGCCAAGAACACCATGAACATCATGCTTACAAATGTCCTTGATGCTGCCACCGGTAGTTTATTCTACTACCTTTTTGGCTTTGCTTTGGCCTTTGGTTCTCCTTCCAATGGGTTTGTCGGGAGGCACTTTTTCGGGCTCGAAAAGTACCCTTCCCCGTCTGGAGACTATAGTTTCTTTTTGTATCAATGGTCTTTCGCCATTGCAGCTGCTGGAATCACCAGTGGCTCTATTGCAGAGAGGACTCAGTTCGTTGCTTATTTGATATATTCTTCCTTTTTGACTGGTTTGGTTTACCCCATAGTTTCTCATTGGTTCTGGTCTACTGATGGTTGGGCGAGTCCGGTTCGAGAAGGTCACCTTTTATTCGGATCTGGGGTGATTGATTTTGCTGGTTCTGGAGTCGTTCACATGGTTGGAGGCATTGCAGGCTTATGGGGTGCCTTGGTTGAGGGTCCTCGTATGGGTCGATTCGATGGTGATGGCAAGCCTGTGTTGTTGCGTGGACATAGTGGAACATTGGTTGTTCTAGGAACATTTTTGTTATGGTTTGGCTGGTATGGGTTCAATCCAGGTTCCTTCCTCAGTATCTTGAAAACATACGAACACACCAATTATTCTTCTTATTACGGCCAATGGAGTGCCATTGGAAGAACTGCTGTCACAACGACGATTGCAGGAAGTTCAGCTGCTTTGACAACCCTCTTCGGCAAGCGATTGCTCACAGGCCACTGGAACGTCACCGATGTTTGCAACGGTTTGCTCGGTGGGTTTGCAGCAATCACTGGCGGGTGTTCAGTCGTCGATCCCTGGGCTGCAATCATTTGCGGGTTCATCGCAGCTTGGGTCCTCATCGGATGCAACAAGCTCGCCGAGATGTTAAAGTACGATGACCCCTTGGAGGCAGCACAACTACATGGAGGGTGCGGCGCATGGGGGATCATTTTCACTGCATTGTTCGCAAAGAAGGATTACGTAAATGAGATATATCCAGGGAAACCTGGGAGGCCACACGGGCTGCTGATGGGTGGTGGAGCACGGCTGTTGGCTGCACATCTGATACAGATCTTGGTGGTGATAGGGTGGGTGAGTGTGACCATGGGTTCAGTGTTTTGGTTGCTGAAAGTGTTTGGGCTATTGAGGATCTCGGCAGACGAGGAGATGGCTGGCCTAGATGTGACAAGCCATGGAGGATTGGCCTATGCATATCATGATGAAAACAATGATCAAAGTGAGAAAAGTTCGTTTCCGATTGCAAATATGGATGGTAGTAATGCTTGA